In one Vulgatibacter incomptus genomic region, the following are encoded:
- the scpB gene encoding SMC-Scp complex subunit ScpB: MIDDRTTRKVRDESLLGDPGVEPGVEPVDQPAAAPYTDEDAAAVVDAAAEAAAAAELAESLLADVEADASAAGKAQAVPEESQDELATPAELEAEAERLFAEADRLAEGLGGLEGLEGIEGIEPVEGLDANEIAEALASSEGEATPEEQALAQVEEEADPDGELAPADIEEVEDDGGSLEKLAAKARRLSDDQARNAIHSLLFVSDKPMAVEQLRAATGLEPRRIRESLEALAGTLREGISGVILSEVSGGWQLRTAPESADFVRRFLQIKPRRLTRAALETLAIVAYRQPVTRPEIEEIRGVDCGAVVKALLDWKLLKILGKKDEVGRPLLYGTSREFLEFFQIKDLGSLPTLREFHELNEESRQIVQEELGEEAVAEIPGIVAELADPAFLEAEKERVAKSEAALADLEQAMADAEARSTEVAETLAPPKAADGGTADEPT, translated from the coding sequence TTGATCGACGATCGAACCACGCGGAAGGTGCGGGACGAGTCCCTCCTGGGCGATCCCGGTGTCGAGCCAGGCGTCGAGCCCGTCGATCAGCCGGCCGCCGCGCCCTACACCGACGAGGACGCCGCCGCCGTGGTGGACGCGGCCGCCGAGGCGGCAGCGGCGGCCGAGCTCGCCGAGAGCCTGCTCGCGGACGTCGAAGCCGACGCGTCGGCGGCGGGAAAGGCCCAGGCCGTCCCCGAGGAATCCCAGGACGAGCTGGCGACCCCTGCGGAGCTCGAGGCCGAGGCGGAGCGCCTCTTCGCCGAGGCCGATCGCCTCGCCGAGGGTCTCGGCGGCCTCGAGGGCCTCGAAGGAATCGAAGGAATCGAGCCCGTCGAAGGCCTCGACGCGAACGAGATCGCAGAGGCGCTGGCCAGCTCAGAGGGGGAGGCCACGCCGGAGGAGCAGGCGCTCGCGCAGGTGGAGGAGGAGGCCGATCCGGACGGCGAGCTCGCGCCAGCGGACATCGAGGAGGTCGAGGACGACGGCGGCTCCCTGGAGAAGCTCGCCGCCAAGGCCCGCAGGCTCAGCGACGATCAGGCGCGGAACGCGATCCACTCGCTCCTCTTCGTTTCAGACAAGCCCATGGCGGTCGAGCAGCTCCGAGCCGCCACCGGCCTGGAACCGCGGCGGATCCGCGAGAGCCTCGAGGCCCTCGCCGGCACGCTGCGGGAGGGGATCTCCGGCGTGATCCTCTCCGAGGTCTCGGGCGGCTGGCAGCTCCGTACCGCTCCCGAGTCGGCCGACTTCGTCCGGCGCTTCCTCCAGATCAAGCCGAGGCGTCTCACCCGCGCAGCCCTCGAGACGCTGGCCATCGTGGCCTACCGCCAGCCCGTCACCCGGCCCGAGATCGAAGAGATCCGCGGCGTCGACTGCGGCGCGGTGGTCAAGGCCCTGCTCGACTGGAAGCTCCTCAAGATCCTCGGGAAGAAGGACGAGGTCGGCAGACCGCTCCTGTACGGAACGTCTCGGGAGTTCCTGGAGTTCTTCCAGATCAAGGACCTCGGCTCCCTTCCGACGCTTCGGGAGTTCCACGAGCTCAACGAGGAGAGCCGGCAGATCGTGCAGGAGGAGCTCGGCGAAGAGGCCGTTGCGGAGATCCCGGGCATCGTGGCCGAGCTGGCGGACCCTGCGTTCCTCGAGGCGGAGAAGGAGCGCGTGGCCAAGAGCGAGGCCGCCCTGGCCGATCTGGAGCAGGCCATGGCCGACGCGGAGGCGCGTTCGACCGAGGTGGCCGAGACCCTCGCGCCGCCCAAGGCCGCCGACGGCGGAACGGCGGACGAGCCCACGTAG
- a CDS encoding pseudouridine synthase: protein MAEERLQKILSRAGVASRRAAEELILDGRVQVNGETIRELGTRADPAKDVIRVDKAVIAEPDDLVHFVLYKPERVVTTLSDPEGRTSVGDLLRRAKARVYPVGRLDYDAEGTLLLTNDGELAHKLTHPRWGAKRTYLAKVKGEPAEAVLQQMRDGVRLEDGMARALEATFEKRTPRNTWIRLVLVEGRHHLVKRLCEAVGHPVVRLFRSDYAGVGVQGMQPGELRPLTTQELNGLRRAVAEEAPLPAGGRPRRRTARTQVAVRDPIYGVARPGASSPQPRRSTSRAAPAGPRGSFAPSGRAAPAGPRGSFAPSGRAAPAGPRGSFAPSGRPAPAGPRGSFAPSGRAAPAGPRGSFAPSGRAALVGPRGSFAPSGRAAPAGPRESAAPSSRGAPSGGRGFGATAKPTGFRAGPGRAPSASGRKPSAGKPSSSARGPRAPRGR, encoded by the coding sequence ATGGCTGAAGAGCGGCTGCAGAAAATTTTGTCGCGGGCGGGTGTCGCGTCGCGGCGCGCGGCCGAGGAGCTGATCCTGGACGGGCGGGTCCAGGTGAACGGCGAGACGATTCGGGAGCTCGGCACCCGCGCCGACCCGGCCAAGGACGTGATCCGGGTCGACAAGGCCGTGATCGCAGAGCCGGACGACCTGGTCCACTTCGTCCTCTACAAGCCGGAGCGCGTGGTCACGACCCTCTCCGACCCGGAGGGGCGCACGTCGGTCGGCGATCTCCTCCGGCGGGCCAAGGCGCGGGTCTACCCCGTTGGGCGGCTGGACTACGACGCCGAGGGCACCTTGCTCCTCACCAACGACGGGGAGCTGGCACACAAGCTCACCCACCCTCGCTGGGGCGCAAAGCGCACCTACCTCGCCAAGGTCAAGGGCGAGCCCGCCGAGGCGGTCCTCCAGCAGATGCGCGACGGAGTTCGCCTCGAGGACGGGATGGCGCGGGCCCTGGAGGCCACCTTCGAGAAGCGGACCCCGCGGAACACGTGGATCCGGCTTGTGCTCGTCGAGGGGCGTCATCACCTCGTGAAGCGGCTCTGCGAGGCCGTGGGGCATCCGGTGGTGCGCCTCTTCCGCAGCGACTACGCCGGCGTCGGGGTGCAGGGCATGCAGCCCGGCGAGCTCCGCCCGCTCACGACCCAGGAGCTAAACGGTCTGAGGCGCGCGGTCGCCGAGGAGGCGCCGTTGCCCGCGGGTGGCAGGCCCCGCCGTCGCACGGCCCGCACCCAGGTCGCGGTCCGCGATCCGATCTACGGTGTCGCCCGGCCGGGGGCCTCGTCTCCCCAGCCCAGGCGCTCCACCAGCCGGGCGGCTCCTGCCGGGCCGCGTGGGTCCTTTGCCCCCTCGGGCCGAGCGGCTCCTGCCGGGCCGCGTGGGTCCTTTGCCCCGTCGGGCCGGGCGGCTCCTGCCGGGCCGCGTGGGTCCTTTGCCCCGTCGGGCCGACCGGCTCCTGCCGGGCCGCGTGGGTCCTTTGCTCCGTCGGGCCGAGCGGCTCCTGCCGGGCCGCGTGGGTCCTTCGCCCCGTCGGGCCGAGCGGCGCTTGTCGGGCCGCGTGGGTCCTTTGCCCCGTCGGGCCGAGCGGCTCCTGCCGGACCGCGTGAGTCCGCTGCTCCGTCGAGCCGTGGGGCTCCCTCTGGGGGGCGCGGATTTGGTGCCACGGCCAAGCCCACCGGCTTCCGGGCGGGCCCGGGGAGGGCGCCCTCGGCTTCCGGGCGCAAACCGTCCGCCGGCAAGCCGTCCTCGTCCGCGCGCGGACCGCGAGCGCCTCGAGGACGCTGA
- a CDS encoding HEAT repeat domain-containing protein — MHLFEKPRPGFAGALVATLAIAFSPGCSRDRARMLSDLESPMVKVRVEALDLLAERGTEADLPALGKAARDPAPEVRRAAALAIGRRQASAASDLLGELLADPDGTVQAMAVAGLARAKGPKARAHLLAAYGRRPPEVRAAILAALEGKGMSAAEVIHAEAERIWSRNFEALRRGGPGERVGAAEELGRSGRPAVVRLLGPILADDSAMVAAGAARGLGMAGDPAAVPLLLALLQDQSPPVRESAVSALGRLADPAALEALAELARSRTHIASVASQALVRIPGSGDSSCAAALVSSSPEDAALLASHARAEGAVCDPAPLAVVIAKGGAAAVPAIAVARELGARQLVPSILALAQDGKEDLPTRLAAIEGVGALGDEKDRQALRPIAAAEVDVAPGEGVDPSPAAGDDGSAPTGGGAAGVVPVDGRLDDLLRKVGANRSAAAQERGDDGSAAAELRSAGERLRAAALRAIEGAPGTTPARVSQAATQPANARARLFDERPEARSGAARRLAETPDQEARRMLAALAAEDYYREVRVAAAAALEKLGPEPAAAP; from the coding sequence GTGCATCTTTTCGAGAAGCCACGGCCGGGATTCGCCGGCGCACTCGTCGCCACGCTGGCGATCGCGTTCTCCCCGGGGTGCAGCCGGGATCGCGCCCGCATGCTGTCCGACCTCGAATCTCCCATGGTCAAGGTGCGGGTCGAAGCGCTCGATCTCCTGGCCGAGCGCGGAACCGAGGCGGACCTCCCCGCCCTCGGCAAGGCGGCCCGCGACCCGGCGCCCGAGGTCCGCAGGGCCGCGGCTCTCGCGATCGGCCGCCGGCAGGCGTCGGCCGCGAGCGATCTCCTCGGAGAGCTGTTGGCCGATCCCGACGGCACCGTGCAGGCGATGGCCGTTGCGGGCCTCGCCAGGGCAAAGGGGCCCAAGGCCCGCGCCCACCTCCTGGCCGCCTACGGACGCCGTCCTCCCGAGGTTCGCGCCGCGATCCTGGCTGCCCTCGAAGGCAAGGGAATGTCCGCTGCCGAAGTGATCCACGCCGAGGCGGAGCGGATCTGGTCCCGGAACTTCGAGGCCCTCAGGCGCGGCGGTCCCGGGGAGCGGGTAGGCGCTGCCGAAGAGCTCGGCCGGTCCGGCCGGCCGGCGGTGGTGCGGCTCCTCGGCCCGATCCTCGCCGACGACTCCGCGATGGTCGCCGCCGGGGCCGCCCGTGGCCTCGGCATGGCCGGCGATCCGGCAGCGGTCCCGCTCCTCCTCGCCCTCCTTCAGGATCAATCGCCGCCGGTGCGGGAGTCGGCCGTGAGCGCTCTCGGGAGGCTGGCGGATCCTGCGGCCCTGGAGGCCCTCGCCGAGCTGGCGCGCTCCCGGACGCACATCGCCTCGGTCGCCTCCCAGGCGCTGGTTCGAATCCCCGGCTCGGGCGACTCCTCCTGCGCCGCGGCCCTCGTCTCCTCGAGTCCCGAAGACGCAGCGCTCCTCGCCTCCCATGCCCGCGCCGAGGGCGCGGTGTGCGACCCGGCGCCCCTCGCCGTCGTGATCGCGAAGGGTGGGGCCGCGGCCGTGCCCGCGATCGCGGTCGCGCGGGAGCTCGGGGCGAGGCAGCTCGTGCCGTCGATCCTCGCGCTCGCCCAGGACGGGAAGGAAGACCTTCCGACCCGCCTGGCCGCAATCGAGGGGGTGGGCGCCCTGGGCGACGAAAAGGACCGCCAGGCGCTGCGCCCGATCGCTGCGGCCGAAGTCGACGTGGCGCCGGGCGAAGGGGTCGATCCCTCCCCGGCGGCGGGGGACGACGGCTCCGCTCCGACGGGCGGCGGCGCTGCAGGTGTGGTCCCGGTCGACGGACGGCTGGACGACCTTCTTCGGAAGGTCGGGGCGAATCGGAGCGCCGCAGCACAGGAGCGTGGGGACGACGGATCCGCTGCAGCGGAGCTTCGCTCGGCCGGAGAGCGGCTGCGCGCCGCAGCGCTCCGCGCGATCGAGGGAGCGCCGGGCACCACCCCGGCGCGCGTCTCCCAGGCTGCGACTCAGCCTGCCAACGCGCGCGCCCGGCTCTTCGATGAACGGCCCGAGGCTCGGAGCGGCGCGGCTCGGCGGCTGGCGGAGACGCCGGATCAGGAGGCCCGCCGGATGCTCGCCGCCCTCGCTGCGGAGGACTACTACCGCGAGGTTCGCGTGGCGGCTGCCGCCGCCCTCGAGAAGCTCGGGCCGGAGCCGGCGGCCGCACCCTGA
- a CDS encoding metallophosphoesterase family protein: MNLRVLPVVCGITASLLTGCKESKAPEAPAPAASNTAEAAAKAAAEKRADASTPSAQGVSSPDCVGPIDTGVPEVVTIAGKSYERNGYKLTVKGDREAEPKRTIGVLANLNEASGENLFNVKRYLAFFKDAGAEMIVVAGYSGEDRATIETVLAAVADSGLPVLVIAGNRERTTDFTDAMNAVHKNHPNVLNGNRVRYVDLHGVDLVTLPGYHDPRYIHQEGAAGCQYFKRDVAALAKLAAEANDPVLLVAHGQPKGETEHALDVIAPDKEHIGDANLNEVIGQASIPFGIFANVKEAGGTAIADLAGKTVVAEGAASPTLYLNPGAADSIEWTMNDSSTSTGSAAVLTIQGKQASYRIFRAAKLTDAEKAQAAKLIPASAPSAQAE, translated from the coding sequence ATGAACCTGCGTGTGCTCCCGGTCGTGTGCGGAATCACGGCCTCCCTGCTCACTGGCTGCAAAGAGAGCAAGGCTCCCGAGGCGCCCGCTCCGGCGGCCTCGAACACCGCCGAGGCCGCAGCGAAGGCGGCCGCCGAGAAGCGCGCCGACGCGTCCACGCCCAGCGCACAAGGCGTGAGCTCGCCCGATTGCGTCGGACCGATCGACACCGGTGTGCCGGAGGTCGTCACCATCGCCGGCAAGTCCTACGAGCGGAACGGATACAAGCTCACCGTAAAGGGCGACCGCGAGGCGGAACCGAAGCGGACCATCGGCGTCCTCGCGAACCTGAACGAGGCCTCGGGTGAGAACCTCTTCAACGTGAAGCGCTACCTCGCCTTCTTCAAGGACGCCGGCGCCGAGATGATCGTCGTCGCGGGCTACAGCGGCGAGGATCGCGCCACCATCGAGACCGTGCTCGCCGCGGTGGCCGACAGCGGCCTTCCCGTGCTCGTCATCGCGGGAAATCGCGAGCGCACCACCGACTTCACGGACGCGATGAACGCCGTGCACAAGAACCACCCGAACGTGCTGAACGGAAACCGCGTCCGGTACGTGGACCTCCACGGCGTGGACCTCGTCACCCTCCCCGGCTACCACGACCCCCGCTACATCCATCAGGAGGGAGCCGCGGGCTGCCAGTACTTCAAGCGCGATGTGGCGGCCCTCGCGAAGCTCGCCGCGGAGGCGAACGATCCCGTGCTCCTCGTGGCCCACGGCCAGCCGAAGGGCGAGACCGAGCACGCGCTCGACGTGATCGCGCCGGACAAGGAGCACATCGGCGATGCGAACCTCAACGAGGTGATCGGGCAGGCGTCGATCCCCTTCGGCATCTTCGCCAACGTGAAGGAGGCCGGTGGCACTGCGATCGCCGACCTGGCCGGCAAGACCGTCGTCGCCGAGGGCGCGGCCAGCCCGACCCTCTACCTCAACCCCGGCGCCGCCGACTCCATCGAGTGGACGATGAACGACAGCTCCACCAGCACCGGCTCGGCGGCCGTGCTCACGATCCAGGGAAAGCAGGCCAGCTACAGGATCTTCCGCGCCGCCAAGCTCACCGACGCGGAGAAGGCCCAGGCCGCGAAGCTGATCCCGGCGAGCGCCCCCTCGGCCCAGGCCGAGTAG
- the eno gene encoding phosphopyruvate hydratase yields the protein MIEIVSVHAREILDSRGNPTVEVDVELSTGDRGRAAVPSGASTGEHEALELRDRDAGRYLGKGVSKAVANVNERIAPVLLGVDAEDQFAVDEAMLALDGTPTKSTLGANAILGVSLATARAAALATGMPLYRYVGGVQARTLPVPLMNILNGGAHADTSVDVQEFMVMPVGAPSFREGLRWGAEIFHALKTVLKSRKLATGVGDEGGYAPDLPSNEEALVVVSEAVEKAGFKLGDEIVLALDVAASELYDAKTGTYKLAGEGRELDRAGLVDWYAGLCSRYPIASIEDGCDEDDWEGWKLLTDRLGESVQLVGDDLFVTNVERLRRGIDAGVANSLLVKVNQIGTLTETIDAVRTAHRSGYTSVMSHRSGETEDTTIADLAVALDCGMIKTGSASRSDRVAKYNQLLRIEEELGAAARYAGRSCFPGKR from the coding sequence ATGATCGAGATCGTCAGCGTCCACGCGCGAGAGATTCTGGACAGCCGGGGCAACCCGACGGTGGAGGTCGACGTCGAGCTCTCGACCGGCGATCGCGGCCGCGCCGCGGTTCCCTCGGGTGCGTCGACCGGCGAGCACGAGGCCCTCGAGCTCCGCGACCGCGATGCCGGCCGGTACCTGGGCAAGGGCGTCTCCAAGGCCGTCGCCAACGTGAACGAGCGGATCGCGCCGGTGCTCCTCGGCGTCGACGCCGAAGACCAGTTCGCGGTCGACGAGGCGATGCTCGCCCTCGACGGGACGCCCACCAAGAGCACGCTCGGCGCGAACGCGATCCTGGGCGTCTCGCTGGCCACCGCGCGCGCCGCCGCCCTGGCGACGGGCATGCCGCTCTACCGCTACGTGGGTGGCGTGCAGGCGAGGACCCTCCCGGTCCCGCTGATGAACATCCTCAACGGTGGGGCCCACGCCGACACCAGCGTCGACGTGCAGGAGTTCATGGTCATGCCGGTCGGCGCTCCCTCCTTCCGCGAGGGACTGCGCTGGGGCGCCGAGATCTTCCACGCCCTGAAGACGGTGCTCAAGAGCCGCAAGCTCGCCACCGGCGTCGGCGACGAGGGCGGCTACGCGCCGGACCTCCCCTCCAACGAGGAGGCGCTCGTGGTCGTGAGCGAGGCGGTCGAGAAGGCCGGCTTCAAGCTGGGCGACGAGATCGTGCTCGCCCTGGACGTCGCCGCGAGCGAGCTCTACGACGCGAAGACGGGCACCTACAAGCTGGCCGGCGAGGGCCGGGAGCTCGACCGCGCGGGCCTCGTGGACTGGTACGCCGGTCTCTGCTCCCGCTACCCGATCGCCTCGATCGAGGACGGCTGCGACGAGGACGACTGGGAGGGCTGGAAGCTCCTCACCGACCGGCTCGGGGAGAGCGTGCAGCTCGTCGGCGACGACCTCTTTGTGACCAACGTCGAGCGGCTCCGCCGCGGGATCGACGCAGGCGTGGCGAACTCGCTGCTCGTGAAGGTGAACCAGATCGGCACCCTCACCGAGACGATCGACGCGGTCCGCACCGCTCATCGGTCGGGCTACACCAGCGTGATGAGCCACCGCTCCGGCGAGACCGAGGACACCACCATCGCGGATCTCGCCGTGGCCCTCGACTGCGGGATGATCAAGACCGGTTCCGCCAGCCGCTCGGATCGGGTCGCCAAGTACAACCAGCTCCTCCGGATCGAGGAGGAGCTTGGCGCCGCGGCCCGCTACGCGGGACGTTCCTGCTTCCCCGGCAAGCGATAG